One Rouxiella sp. S1S-2 genomic window, TGCCCCAACGCCGAAAAGATATCGGGATTGGCCCTGACGTTCGTTCTGCGTCTGTAACTGATGAGTCAGTTTTTCAATGTTGTACTGCAAAAGTTGATGCTGTTTTAAGCTGTCGTACACCAGCTCAGGAAGTTCGGGAAGTTTCTCAATCCAGAAAGGTGCTCGCTCTTTGAAAGCGCGAACCATTGCCGGTAAACCTACCTGATCACGTATCCAGCTCTCCAGGAAAGGCTTTGCCGTAGTCCAGAGGTCAAGCTGTGGATAGAGCTGTCTGCCCAGGCCCTCAACATATAGCAGTGTTTTCTGCAGCAACACTAACTGAGGCTGCACCTGCATGTTGAAACGCCTGGCGGTGTTAAACAGGTTTAACAATACGTTACCGAAAGAGATTTCTGCTAGCGGCTTTTCGAAAATAGGCTCGCAAACCGTGCGGATGGCAAACTCAAATTCTTCAACGTTGGTATCACGAGGAACCCAGCCAGAATCAACATGCAGCTCTGCAACTTTGCGGTAATCACGGTTGAAGAAGGCAATAAAGTTTTCGGCCAGATAACGTTTATCGTCTTTGTTAAGCGATCCAACTATGCCGCAATCTATAGCTATGTAGCAAGGGTCTTCCGGCGTTTCATAGCTAACAAAGATGTTTCCCGGATGCATATCGGCATGGAAAAAGCTGTCGCGAAATACCTGAGTGAAAAATACCTGCACGCCACGCTCTGCCAACAGCTTCATGTTGGTACCCTGTTTTTCCAGCGCAGCCACGTCGGAAATAGGAATACCGTAGATGCGCTCCATCACCAACAGACGTTCACGACAATAATCGGAATAGACTTCAGGCACATACAGAATAGGGCTGTTCTCGAAGTTTCTGCGCAGTTGAATCGAGTTGGCGGCCTCGCGGAGCAGGTTCAGCTCGTCGAGCAGCGTTTTCTCGTATTCTTTGACGACTTCGAGGGGGCGCAAGCGGCGACCGTCAGGCAGCAGCAAGGGCACCCAACCGGCAAGACGGGCCATCAGGCGGGTATCGGCCTTGATAATCGGCATGATGTCAGGACGGATAACCTTGAGCACAACCTTTTTGCCATTCTCTTTCAAGGTGGCGGTATGAACTTGCGCAATAGAGGCCGAAGCCAGCGCGTTTTGGTCAAAATCGTCAAACCAGGTTTCAATCGGGCCACCCAGGGCTAGCTCAATGTGCTTGCGGGCCAGCGCGCCGTCAAAAGGTGCGACGTGGTCCTGCAGCAACGCAAGCTGATCGGCAACGTGAGGCGGAAAAAGGTCACGGCGCGTTGACAGCATCTGACCAAACTTGATCCACACTGGCCCCAGCTCTTCAAGTGCCAGACGCAGGCGGGTGCCGAGCGGCTTATCTTTGTGGCGGAAAGGGATCCAAAAGAATAAATAACGACCTAACCTCAGCGGCAGCGTCAGCTTAATCTTGGGGATCAGTTCATCTAGCCCGTAGGAGAGAAATACCCGAATAATCAGGTACAGGCGACGCATTTCACCTGGAGTCATGGGTTCCCTTCCAGTAATTTGTTCAAGCGCGCTTCCAGCGCCAGGGTCTGGTGTTCAACGGCGGTAACTTCATCGGTGAACCAGGCGGCTTCAAGCGCACCCGGCGCCAGCTTCCATTCTTCGGTGACAACTTGTGCAACCTGACTCTGATGTTTTTTGACGCCCGCGGTTAGGAAACGAAATCCACCACTCACGGCCTGACTGATGCCCTGTGCAGCGATATCGCCGATGTAGGGAGCCAGCAACTCGGCAGGTTCCCATTCCGACATGTCTATCAGCGCAGAAAACTGCTGCACCACCTGAATATCGCCTTCGACGTTTAAATCGCCGCTGCGAATAAGAGGGGCCAGCTGTTGACGATCGCGCAGTTTGCGCAGGGTAGAGAGGCGTGTGATAACGGTGCAATTTGCTTCGCCGTCCCACTGCCCCACCACGTCAACTTTTTGTTCATTAAAGATAAACGTCAGCGGTGAACTCAGTTCCTTTAGCTCAATACGCAAAACTTTGCCAGCAAGACGCAGCCTCGCGGCCTTCATGCTGCTTTCCTTAAACAACAACTGATTAAGGGCGGTCTCGATAGCAGCAGTCAATAAGGGAGTTAACAACATCGGCATTTCCATATCAGAACTTGAAACCTCGGTGTAGCGCAACAATGCCACCGGTGAGGTTGTTATAAGTCACGTTCTCGAAGCCCGCATCAGACATCATGCCTTTAAGCGTGTCCTGGTCCGGATGCATACGGATAGACTCGGCCAGATAGCGGTAGCTTTCGGCATCTTGGGCCACCAGCTCGCCAATTCTTGGCAGAATATGGAATGAATAGGTGTCATAGGCTTTGCTCAGCGGAGCGAAAACTGGCTTGGAGAACTCAAGTACCAGCAGGCGGCCGCCCGGCTTTAAAACGCGGAACATTGAACGCAGTGCTTTCTCTTTTTCGGTCACGTTACGCAAACCAAAAGAGATAGTGATACAGTCGAAATAATTGTCAGGGAAAGGCAGCGCTTCGGCATTAGCCTGCACGTAGCTGACGTTGCCAACGATACCGCTGTTGCGCAGCTTCTCGCGGCCCATTTTCAACATGGAGTCGTTGATATCGGCCAGCACAACTTCACCCTGCTCGCCCACCAGACGAGAGAACTTGGCGGTCAAGTCACCTGTGCCGCCAGCCAAATCCAGGACGCGCTGCCCGCGACGAACGCCGCTGCAGTCAATAGCATAACGCTTCCAGATACGATGAACGCCGAATGACATCAGGTCATTCATCAGGTCATATTTCGCGGCCACAGAGTGAAAGACTTCAGCGACCATCTCTGCTTTGTTATTTTTGGCTACGGTACGAAATCCAAAATGTGTAGTTTCTGAAGAATCTACATTTTCCTGCGTCTGCTTTTCCATGTTTTTGCCTGCTTATTCAGTATATCGCCTGGGGAAAGTGTATCAGAACCCCGGTGAAAGCCCCATCTCCGATGCGATTAACGCCGCACGCGGTGATCAAGCCGCGGTATTATTGTTCACTCTATGAGCAAAACAAATTAAAAATTCTTTGATGACGCAGCAACGTCTTCAAGTGGCCGTTCGTCATTGTCGCCCTGCAGGGCGTTTTCTGTTGCCAGCTCCGCCGTTTCCTGCGCCTCAGGCTCCGAATATTGTTCATCCAGTGACGCCTGATACTCTGGGTCATCTTCAGCGCTGGCCTGCTCTGCAAGCGCCGGGCTGATAGGCCGTTTTACTTCCACACCCAACGCCCTGAACCCCTCAACCTGGCCGATAAGATTACCACGCCCTTGGGCAAGTTTGTTCATTGCCAGCCGATAACTTGCCTGCGCTTTATCGAGACTTTGCCCCATTGACTGCATGTCATCAACGAACAGCCTGAGTTTGTCGTACAGGCGAGCGGCGCGGTCTGCAATACGTTTGGCGTTCTGACTTTGATGCTCGTAACGCCACAGATTGCTGATAGTGCGCAGCGCAACCAGCAGCGTGGTTGGGCTAACCAACATAATGTTGTGGTTGAGCGCTTCACTAATCAGTTCGGGTTCACGATCGATAGCCACCAAAAAGGCCGGTTCTACCGGTATAAACATCAGCACGTAATCAAGACTGCGCAGGCCGGGCAACTGCTGATAGTCTTTACGACCTAACAGGCGAATATGGCCGCGCACCGAGGTAATATGCTCGTTGAGCGCAGCTTCACGCTCAAGGTCATCTTCGCTGTTGAAATAGCGTTCGTAGGCCACCAGCGACATTTTGGCGTCAATGACCACATCTTTGTTCTGCGGCAGCCGTACCACAACGTCGGGCTGCATTCTGCTGTTATTTTCAGTCTGCACGCTGACCTGCGTCTGATACTCGTAGCCTTCTCGCAGGCCGGAGGCTTCTAGCACGCGACTGAGCACGACTTCGCCCCAGTTACCCTGCGTTTTGTTGTCGCCTTTCAGAGCCTTGGTCAAATTAAGCGCCTCGCGCGCCATTTGGGCATTGAGCTGCTGGAGACTGCGAATTTCATGGGTTAGCGTGTGGCGTTCACGCGCTTCCTGCCCAAAGCTGTCCTGCACCTGACGGCGAAAACCGTCAAGCTGCTCACGCAGCGGCAGCAGCAGTTTGTCGAGACTCTGTTTATTTTGTTCGTCTGCACGACGGCCGGTTTGCTCGAAGATACGATTTGCAAGATTTTCAAACTGACTGTTGAGACGCTGTTCGCTGTTAATTAACAGCCGCTGCTTGTCTTCGGCTGCCAGACGCGTTTCATCCAGCCGAGTGACAACCTCACGAAGCTCGGCTTCCTGAGCGCTGTTAATTTCTCGTTGGGCTCGCAGTTCCTGATTGAGCTGCTCACACTCATTTTGCCAGTGCGCCAAAAGCTGGAGTTTTTCGGCGCTGGCGGCCTGCGCACTGTGCAGCGTTCTCAGCTCCAGCTCATTTTCGCGCTGATGATGTTTTGCCTGCAGCATATCGCGCTGCAGTGCCTCTTTTTCTTGAGCAAGCTGGCTCTGAGCCTGCTCCAGCAATTTGTAGCGGGTGTCGTTATCGGCCTGAACCTGCTGTTGACGCAAACTGGCGATTAACCAGCCGAGCAAAAGACCGATAATTCCTGCGCCCACCGCGTAAATGATGCTGATATCCACGGTTTTTCCTCTGTCTGAATCTCTTGAAGGTCAAGGTAAATGCATACTGTATGGATGTCCAGATGCTTTTAAATTACCTGCCTGCACTTTGCGAGACATCTTCCAGAAAACGGGCGCAACGGCGCTGATTTCACTTCACCGCCTGATCAAAACCACTGGCTTAGCCATTTTATCCCAAATGCACCCGGCGCCAGAATACCAAAGCCCCAGACCAGCGCAGACGTGAAGTTTGCCAGCTGGAAGTAACGCTGCGGCATGCCACAAATTCCTGCCACCAAGGGAACAACGGCGCGCAGCGGTCCAAAGAAGCGACCAATGAAAGCACCCGGCATGCCCCAGCGTTCAAAGAAGGCGTGCCCGCGATCCAGCATTTGAGGATGAGATTTGAAAGGCCAGATGTGCGGCACTTTGTCGCTGTAGTGTGCACCAATCCAGTATGACAACCAGTCCCCGAAGAAGGCGCCGGCCGCTGCTGCCGCAAAAATAGGCCAAAAAGGAATACCGGTTTCACCAATCAACGCCCCTAATCCGAGCAAGATAACCGTGGCTGGTAACAGTAATGAGAGGAAGGCCAATGACTCACCAAAAGCCAGAAAGAAGACAATCGGCGGTGCCCAAGCCTGATGCTGACGGACAAACTCCGTCACGTAATGAATGACCTCGTTAATGCTCAAAAATTACCACCCATATTCAAAACCGAATTTTATCCGCAACTTTTTACCCAATAACAGTAAACATTATTCAATGACAACCAAAGCTTAACGAAGCGATTATTCAAGATAGCGCGCGCACAGCGACTCACGCACCTCAGCCGTAAGACCGTACTCTTTTTCGAGCCAGTTATCGGTGTTGCCATACAGGTCGTTAATGGCATTTAGCGCCGTATCAATGAATATTTCTTGCACCGAAAACACATAGGCAAACTTCTCCAGCGCCGCCGGTGGCAGGGTTATCGACATTTTATCAAGCATATGTTCACGGAAGGTCGCCAGCGTCGTTTCCGTCAACAGATAATCTTCTTTGACGGTAGCAACGTCTGCACCCAACGCCAGCAGCACGATGACTGACCCAATACCCGTGCGGTCTTTCCCTACCGCACAGTGCTGAACCAGCGCACCGCCGCCGGGCTGAACCAGCAGGCTCACCAGTTTTTTATAGGCATCGTTATTGAACGGCAGACGGCGGTAAAGCTCCAGCATGAATTCCTGCGGATCAAATGCCGCAATAGTCTCGGCGGTAAGCCGCTCAAGATTGGCATTAATCACGTTGCTCAGCGGATTCGCCGGTGCATGGTGATATTCGCAGCCTGGCCACAGAATATCGGGCTTGGCGGCAACTTCATCCGCATCGCGGTAGTCAAGAATGTGCTGAAGCGGAATATTGCTCAGGAAACGCTGATCTTGTTCGGTAAGCGTGTCTAACGCACCGGAGCGATAAAGCCAGCCACGTTTAATTCTTCGCCCATCGGCGACCGTATTACCGCCGAGATCACGGAAGTTAACGCCACCCTGTAAAGGGGTCAAGGAAGGGTGAAGTAAGATTGTTGCCGTCATAGGGCCTCTTATTATTCCAATAATTCGTACTATGACCATACCAGATAGCCGCGCGGAGATAAAAAAAGGGGCCACCGGCAGGCGACCCCTTATTCAGACAAACTCAGTATTGCTTCAGATAATAATCAGAAATAAATCAGATTAGTGAGCTTAGGCAATCAGGCGACGCGCGGCCTCGACCACAATCTTCACTGCGTGACTTTCCGTTTGCTTCATGGTTTCTGCATTAGGAATTTCTTGCTGTGTGCGGTTAACGATAACCCCTGCGACCATACCGGCGCGAAGGCCCTGGCTTGCGCACATGGTCAACAGCGTGGCGGACTCCATCTCATAGTTCATCACGCCCATTTCCTGCCACTCTTGCATAGACTCCTTAAAACGGCGCACAACGCGGCCTGAGTAAGTGTCATAACGTTCCTGGCCCGGATAGAAGGTGTCCGAAGACGCCGTCACGCCAATGTGCAGATTGGCACCCACCGCCTTGGACGCCTCGACCAACGCGGTAGTACAGGCAAAATCGGCAACCGCGGGATATTCCATCGGTGCGAAATGCAGACTGGCACCGTCAAGACGCACGGCGGCAGTGGTCACCAGCACGTCTCCGACGTTAATGTGCGGTTGAATAGCACCGGTGGTGCCGATACGCAGGAAAGTGCGGATACCCAGCTGGGCCAACTCTTCCACCGCAATAGAAGTGGAAGGACCGCCGATACCGGTCGAGCAGACAATCACGGCTTTACCGTCAAGCTCTGCGCGCCAAGTAGTGAATTCACGATGAGAAGCCAGATGAACCGGGTTTTCCATCAGCTTCGCGATTTTTTCAACCCGCTGAGGATCGCCAGGAACAATGGCCAGGGTCGCACCTTGAAGGCTGCTTTTGGTCAAACCAAGGTGAAAAACGTCAGACTGAGACATAAATAAACTCCTTCTTAATTCGGGTCATCTTTTTAAAAAACATCCTGCCACTCTAACGTTCATTGGCATTGAATTTTGTGATGCAAATCGCTAAGTGGTATTACGGCTATCATCGCTTGCACGGCAATCGTGATTAATATCACAAAATTAGGCTGCGTATCGTTCTTTCAAGACAAAGGCGCCCTGCTATCTGTATGACAAACAGATTAAATATTACTCAGCGAAGCATTTTTTACGTAAGGGTTAACTATAGGACAGGCTATGTTGATTGATGTGCTAACTTTATGGCTTATAGTTTTAGCTCCTGGCCCTTGTTTTCAAAAATCAAATTGTGAGTTTTAAAGAAAAGAACTTATCCCCGTATGGAGACTGCAATGAAGAAAGATGATTCAATACAATTAAAACAAGCACCTGACAGTTTCTCCCCTGCCGTTACGCCTGTATCTGCGACCACTATTCACACTGATACTGAAGGCCTGCACGCGGGCGAAACCACTATCCCTTCACAGGGTGAGAATCTGCCAGCCTATCTGGCACGACCTGCCGAATACACCGGCAAACTGCCGATTATTTTAGTGGTGCAAGAGATCTTTGGTGTGCATGAGCACATTCGTGACCTGTGCCGCCGTTTGGCGAAAGAGGGTTATCTGGCGATCGCTCCAGAACTCTATTTCCGTCAGGGCGACCCGTCCGACTACAGCGAGATAAGTGAGCTGTTCGAGAAGCTGGTGAGTAAAGTGCCAGACCAGCAGGTGTTGGCCGATTTAGACCACACGGCGCACTGGGCGGCACAGCACGGCGGTGACGCCAGTAAGCTGGCCATTACCGGATTCTGCTGGGGTGGTCGCATCACCTGGCTCTACGCCGCGCACAGCCCGCAGTTGAAGGCCGGTGTCGCCTGGTACGGCAAACTGGTAGGCAATAAAACGCTGACCAGCCCAACACACCCGGTCGACGAGGCGGTTGATTTAACGGCGCCGGTGCTGGGTCTTTATGGCGGCCGTGACAGCAGTATTCCGCAAGATACGGTCGAAACCATGCGTCAGGCCATTCGCGCCGCCAATGCGAATGCGGAAATCGTGGTTTATCCTGATGCGGACCACGCTTTCAATGCCGACTACCGTCCAAGCTACAACGCCGAAGCAGCGGCAGACGGTTGGCAACGCATGCTGGCGTGGTTTGCCAAATACGGCGTTAAATAACCCATCGACGTTAAGTTCATGCATTAATAAAAAGGCCCCGTCAGTGAAAACACACGAGGCCTTTTTTCATTTTTGTCTTAAAAACCTGAGTTATTGATGAGTTAAGCCGTTTTAAGCCTGCTTGGGCTGACCGTTCGAGGCACTCAGGCCGCCGTCGACCGGCAGATTGACGCCGGTAACAAAACGGGCATCATCACTGGCCAGAAAAGCAATAACCGACGCAATCTCTTCCGGTTCGGCCCCGCGTCCCAGTGGGATACGTTCGGCAAATTTCGCCAGTAATACCTTGTTTTCTTTAATATCACCTGCCATGTCTGTCAACGTCAGACTAGGACAAACTGCATTGACGCGCACGCCGTCGGCACCGTGGTCCATCGCCAGAGAGCGGGTAAAATTGGTCACCGCCCCTTTGGCCGCGTTGTAGAAACTCATGCCCCAGTCACCGCCCAATCCTGATACCGATGAAACGTTGACGATGTTGCCTTTGCTCTTCTTCAATGCGTCAATAAAGAAGCGCGTAGCGTAGAACACCCCGCTGACGTCGATATCGAAAATTTTCTTCCAGTCTTCAATGCTTGCCTCATTAACCTGGCCCTGCACCACAACGCCGGCGTTATTAACCAACACGTCAACGTGACCGAATTTATCCAGCACCACTTTCGCCAGGCGTTCGACCTCTTCAGGATTAGAGATATCGGCGACGTGAATATAGTAATTCGTGGTTTCAAGCGTATTGGCAATCTTGGCCAATTTGATTTCAGTGCGTCCCACCAGTACCACAGTCGCCCCTTCGGCAGCAAAACGCTGAGCGGTTGCTGCCCCCATGCCGGAACCTGCACCTGTGACCACCACGACTTTATCTTTAAATCGACTCATCTTTGTCTCCTTACGTTGTTCGAACACGATTCGAATTAAGATTTCACCCTACTAAGCCTAGTCAATGAGGCGAGGGATTAAGGCATTTGAACTTTAATCCGTGTGGCAATTCGCTGCAGGCAAGGCGAGTCGGGGGATACGTGAGAAGTTTAAGAGGTTACAAAATACTAATGAAACTAAAAACAGGCGCAAAAAGGGCGCCGAAGCGCCCAATGATTAACGAAGAATACAACCCACACACTATATCGACTACGCCCATACTTTTAAGCGTGTTCAGCACGCAGGCGCTTGGCTGCTTTCACCATGTTTTCCAGCGACTCGCGGGTCTCTGTCCAGCCGCGCGTTTTCAGGCCACAGTCTGGATTCACCCACAAGCGCTCTGCCGGAATGCTATCAGCCGCTTTACGCAACAGGTTTTCAATCCACTCAACGCTTGGCACATTTGGTGAGTGAATATCATAAACGCCGGGTCCAATTTCATTTGGATAATCGAACGCTTTGAAGGTTTCGATCAATTCCATATCAGAACGCGAGGTTTCAATGGTGATAACGTCAGCATCGAGTGCCGCAATGGAGTCCATGATGTCGTTGAATTCGCAGTAACACATGTGGGTGTGGATCTGCGTGTCGTCTTTGGCAATCGCGGCATTCAGTTTGAATGCATCAACCGCCCAACGCAGATACGCGTTCCACTCTGACTGACGCAGCGGCAAGCCTTCGCGTAGTGCAGGTTCATCAATCTGGATGATGCCGATGCCGGCTTTTTCCAAATCTTCCACTTC contains:
- the ubiB gene encoding ubiquinone biosynthesis regulatory protein kinase UbiB encodes the protein MTPGEMRRLYLIIRVFLSYGLDELIPKIKLTLPLRLGRYLFFWIPFRHKDKPLGTRLRLALEELGPVWIKFGQMLSTRRDLFPPHVADQLALLQDHVAPFDGALARKHIELALGGPIETWFDDFDQNALASASIAQVHTATLKENGKKVVLKVIRPDIMPIIKADTRLMARLAGWVPLLLPDGRRLRPLEVVKEYEKTLLDELNLLREAANSIQLRRNFENSPILYVPEVYSDYCRERLLVMERIYGIPISDVAALEKQGTNMKLLAERGVQVFFTQVFRDSFFHADMHPGNIFVSYETPEDPCYIAIDCGIVGSLNKDDKRYLAENFIAFFNRDYRKVAELHVDSGWVPRDTNVEEFEFAIRTVCEPIFEKPLAEISFGNVLLNLFNTARRFNMQVQPQLVLLQKTLLYVEGLGRQLYPQLDLWTTAKPFLESWIRDQVGLPAMVRAFKERAPFWIEKLPELPELVYDSLKQHQLLQYNIEKLTHQLQTQNERQGQSRYLFGVGATLLFSGTVLMMGKVEVYPVWMIAAGLVAWIIGWKRTRKTE
- a CDS encoding SCP2 domain-containing protein, producing MLLTPLLTAAIETALNQLLFKESSMKAARLRLAGKVLRIELKELSSPLTFIFNEQKVDVVGQWDGEANCTVITRLSTLRKLRDRQQLAPLIRSGDLNVEGDIQVVQQFSALIDMSEWEPAELLAPYIGDIAAQGISQAVSGGFRFLTAGVKKHQSQVAQVVTEEWKLAPGALEAAWFTDEVTAVEHQTLALEARLNKLLEGNP
- the ubiE gene encoding bifunctional demethylmenaquinone methyltransferase/2-methoxy-6-polyprenyl-1,4-benzoquinol methylase UbiE, whose protein sequence is MEKQTQENVDSSETTHFGFRTVAKNNKAEMVAEVFHSVAAKYDLMNDLMSFGVHRIWKRYAIDCSGVRRGQRVLDLAGGTGDLTAKFSRLVGEQGEVVLADINDSMLKMGREKLRNSGIVGNVSYVQANAEALPFPDNYFDCITISFGLRNVTEKEKALRSMFRVLKPGGRLLVLEFSKPVFAPLSKAYDTYSFHILPRIGELVAQDAESYRYLAESIRMHPDQDTLKGMMSDAGFENVTYNNLTGGIVALHRGFKF
- the rmuC gene encoding DNA recombination protein RmuC → MDISIIYAVGAGIIGLLLGWLIASLRQQQVQADNDTRYKLLEQAQSQLAQEKEALQRDMLQAKHHQRENELELRTLHSAQAASAEKLQLLAHWQNECEQLNQELRAQREINSAQEAELREVVTRLDETRLAAEDKQRLLINSEQRLNSQFENLANRIFEQTGRRADEQNKQSLDKLLLPLREQLDGFRRQVQDSFGQEARERHTLTHEIRSLQQLNAQMAREALNLTKALKGDNKTQGNWGEVVLSRVLEASGLREGYEYQTQVSVQTENNSRMQPDVVVRLPQNKDVVIDAKMSLVAYERYFNSEDDLEREAALNEHITSVRGHIRLLGRKDYQQLPGLRSLDYVLMFIPVEPAFLVAIDREPELISEALNHNIMLVSPTTLLVALRTISNLWRYEHQSQNAKRIADRAARLYDKLRLFVDDMQSMGQSLDKAQASYRLAMNKLAQGRGNLIGQVEGFRALGVEVKRPISPALAEQASAEDDPEYQASLDEQYSEPEAQETAELATENALQGDNDERPLEDVAASSKNF
- a CDS encoding DedA family protein; amino-acid sequence: MSINEVIHYVTEFVRQHQAWAPPIVFFLAFGESLAFLSLLLPATVILLGLGALIGETGIPFWPIFAAAAAGAFFGDWLSYWIGAHYSDKVPHIWPFKSHPQMLDRGHAFFERWGMPGAFIGRFFGPLRAVVPLVAGICGMPQRYFQLANFTSALVWGFGILAPGAFGIKWLSQWF
- a CDS encoding tyrosine-protein phosphatase, yielding MTATILLHPSLTPLQGGVNFRDLGGNTVADGRRIKRGWLYRSGALDTLTEQDQRFLSNIPLQHILDYRDADEVAAKPDILWPGCEYHHAPANPLSNVINANLERLTAETIAAFDPQEFMLELYRRLPFNNDAYKKLVSLLVQPGGGALVQHCAVGKDRTGIGSVIVLLALGADVATVKEDYLLTETTLATFREHMLDKMSITLPPAALEKFAYVFSVQEIFIDTALNAINDLYGNTDNWLEKEYGLTAEVRESLCARYLE
- the udp gene encoding uridine phosphorylase; the protein is MSQSDVFHLGLTKSSLQGATLAIVPGDPQRVEKIAKLMENPVHLASHREFTTWRAELDGKAVIVCSTGIGGPSTSIAVEELAQLGIRTFLRIGTTGAIQPHINVGDVLVTTAAVRLDGASLHFAPMEYPAVADFACTTALVEASKAVGANLHIGVTASSDTFYPGQERYDTYSGRVVRRFKESMQEWQEMGVMNYEMESATLLTMCASQGLRAGMVAGVIVNRTQQEIPNAETMKQTESHAVKIVVEAARRLIA
- a CDS encoding dienelactone hydrolase family protein, which produces MKKDDSIQLKQAPDSFSPAVTPVSATTIHTDTEGLHAGETTIPSQGENLPAYLARPAEYTGKLPIILVVQEIFGVHEHIRDLCRRLAKEGYLAIAPELYFRQGDPSDYSEISELFEKLVSKVPDQQVLADLDHTAHWAAQHGGDASKLAITGFCWGGRITWLYAAHSPQLKAGVAWYGKLVGNKTLTSPTHPVDEAVDLTAPVLGLYGGRDSSIPQDTVETMRQAIRAANANAEIVVYPDADHAFNADYRPSYNAEAAADGWQRMLAWFAKYGVK
- a CDS encoding SDR family NAD(P)-dependent oxidoreductase, giving the protein MSRFKDKVVVVTGAGSGMGAATAQRFAAEGATVVLVGRTEIKLAKIANTLETTNYYIHVADISNPEEVERLAKVVLDKFGHVDVLVNNAGVVVQGQVNEASIEDWKKIFDIDVSGVFYATRFFIDALKKSKGNIVNVSSVSGLGGDWGMSFYNAAKGAVTNFTRSLAMDHGADGVRVNAVCPSLTLTDMAGDIKENKVLLAKFAERIPLGRGAEPEEIASVIAFLASDDARFVTGVNLPVDGGLSASNGQPKQA